In the genome of Deltaproteobacteria bacterium, the window GTCCACATCTAGCCCATTTGTACAATGAGGGTTTACCTTACCGGATCCGTTGAATTTTGCAACACCTTCTTCCGTTTGGTGCCGGGGGTGAATTCAGCAGGGTGAACAAGTGGTGTTGATTTCAAAGGCCTTGACAGAAAATGATGCAGCCATTATTAAAGATGGACCAACCGATCTGTTTCCCCTTTTAAGATAAAAATCAACCTGTAAAAAAGAAGGAGGTGATAGACAAGATCGTCCGTTTACCCAAAACCAGATAAATGGCAATTCAAGAAGCAAGGAGGCCGTTATGAAATGCAAGCAATTGTGTTATATCCTGGCAGGTATCGCGATGTTCATGTTCCTCGTTGGCCCGGCAACCGCAGCCGACACCATCAAGATCGCCTACATAGATCCCTTGACCGGACCTTTCGGCAGTACCGGTGATGCCGGCCACAAGCACTTTGAATACATGGCCGATCGCATCAACGCTGCTGGCGGCGTGTTGGGGGGCAAGAAATTTGAAATTGTGCCCTTTGACGACAAGATCAGTGCCAAGGAAGCACTTGTCAACCTGCAAAACGCCATCGATCAGGGCATCCGCTTCGTGACTCAGGGCAACGGTTCCAGTGTGGCCGGTGCATTGATCGAGGCGGTCAACAAGCACAACAAGCGCAACCCGGACGACCCGGTCCTGTACTTCAACTACGCCGCGGTCACCCCCGCGTTTACCGAGGAAGGCTGCAGCTTCTGGCACTTCCGCTTCGATGCGCATGTGGCCATCAAAATGGACGCCATCTCCGAACACATCAAATCCCGGCCGGAAATAAAAAAGGTCTATCTGATCAACCAGGATTATGTTTTCGGACATTCCTGCAGCGAGGTCATCCAGGCCATGCTCAAGGAAAAACGCCCGGACATCGAGATTGTGGGCGACACCTTCCATCCCCTGGGAAAAGTCAAGGACTTCTCGCCCTACATCAGCAAAATACAGGCCTCCGGCGCCACGGTCGTGGTCACCGGCAACTGGGGCGCTGACATGCAGCTGCTGGCTAAAGCAGCCAAGGAAGCCGGTCTCGAGGCTGAATTTTACACCTTTTACGGCGGCGGTCTGGGAGCGCCTTCCGGCATCGGCGCGGCCGGTGAGAACCGCATCAAGCAGGTCACCGAATGGCACAACAACCTCTGGAACGAACAGAACAAGCCGGCGGACAAAGAGTTCTACCTCGGATGGCAGGAACAGTATGCCGTGGGCAACAACGCCCGCCTGAACTGGTATTACGGCCGCATCCAAACCATGATGGAAATGGTGGCCAAAGCCTTTGACAAGGCCGGCTCCACTAGCCCGAAAGCCGTGGCCTATGCCCTGGAGGGCATGGAATACGAGACCCTTTACGGCAAAGTCATCATGCGTGCCGACGACCACCAGCTGTATCAGCCCATGTTCATTTCCACCATGGTCAAGGTTGATGGTGACAAGGTCAAATTTGATGTAGAGCAGACCGGCCTGGGGTGGCGGACCGACATGAAGGTGGACACCGAGACCACCATGCGGCCCACCGTCTGCAAAATGGAAAGACCCTAACATTAGATTCTGATATAAAATCATCGATGCAGGTCGTCCGTTTAGGGGAACACGCGGCGGGCGGCCTGCTTCGGTTCTTAGGGACACATTATCGCCTATGCCGGTTGCCATCAATTTCATATCAGAGGAGCACAACCAAGCATGAGGCATTCATCTTCGCTGATGATGCGGGTTCCAGGAAGGTACGGAACCTGATCAATCATTGACATTAGAAACAGGTTTCCGCACCCAAGGTGTTCATACCCCGGATTGATGGGAAAATCGAACCGGCTTAAAACAAGGCCGGTTGTTTCTAATGAAAGGGAACGATATGGTCGAATACATCGTATTCTCTCTCCTCAACGGCCTGCTTTACGGCATGCTGTTGTTCATGCTCTCCAGCGGCCTGACGCTGATTTTCAGCATGATGGGGGTGCTCAATTTTGCCCACGCCTCGTTTTACATGCTGGGCGCCTATTTCGCGTTTCAGATCAGCGCCTGGGTAGGGTTCTGGCCTGCCTTGATCGTGGCGCCGCTATTGATCGGCGTGCTCGGTGCCCTGGTGGAGCGCTTCGGCCTGCGCACGGTTCACAAATACGGTCACGTGGCCGAACTGTTGTTCACCGTGGGGCTGGCCTTTCTGATCGAGGAAGCGGTGATCCTCATCTGGGGGCGCAATGCCATGGACTACCGCGTTCCCGAGCTGTTGGATGTGCCGCTGCTTACCCTCTGGGCCACCGATTTTTCCATGTACCGGGGGTTTATGCTGCTGGTGGCCGTGTGCATGTTCGTGGCGCTTTTCCTGGTGCTGACCCGCACGCGCATCGGCCTGATCATCCAGGCCGCCCTGACGCATCCCCAGGGCGTCAGCACCCTGGGGCACAATGTTCCCGCGGTGTTCATGCTGGTGTTCGGCGGCGGGTGCGCCCTGGCCGGCATGGCCGGGGTGATCGGCGGCAACTATTTCCTCACCGACCCTGGAATGGCGCGCATGCTGGGCCCCATCGTGTTCGTTGTCGTGGTGGTGGGCGGCATGGGCTCGCTGACCGGCGCCTTTGTGGCCTCCTTGCTTTTGGGGACCATCCAGACGTTTGCCGTGGGCCTGGAGGTTTCTCTTACCGACTTGTTTGCCCTGTTCGGCGCGTCACCTGATTTCGAAAGCGGCATTCTTAAAGACCTGTTCCGCATTCAGATTTCCCACACAGGCCCTATTCTACCGTATGTGTTTATGGTGTTAATGTTAATTTTCAGGCCCAAGGGTCTTATGGGGACGCGTGAAACATGAGAAAAAAATTCGCTTCCAAAACCTGGTTGTCGACGGTGGCGCTGTGGGGCAGCGCCGCTTTGCTGGTGGCCTTGCTTCCCATCGCGTTTCGATCGGGTTTCATGCTCACCTTGCTGAGCGAAATCGGCATCATGGTCATCTTCGCCCTTTCCTACAACATGCTCCTGGGCCAGACGGGATTGCTTTCCTTCGGCCATGCCGTCTATTTCGGTCTGGGCGGCTTCATCACCATGCACGCCCTCAATTTTGTCAATGACGGTGTGCTGCCGTTGCCCCTGGAACTTTTGCCGGTGGTCGGCGGTCTGGGCGGTCTCATTTTCGGCATTGTCTTCGGTTACGTGTCCACCCGCCGGGCCGGTACGCCCTTTGCGCTGATATCCTTAGGCATCGGGGAGCTGATTGCGGCCAGTTCCCTCATGCTGCCCAGCTTTTTCGGGGGGGAGCAAGGCATTTCCGGCGACCGCATGGCCGAGATTACCCTGACTCCTTTTGGGTTCGGCCAGAAGATCGAGGTGTACTACCTGATCGCTTTCTGGATGCTGGCCAGCGCCGGGCTCATGTACCTGCTGACCCAGACGCCTTTGGGGCGCGTCGCCAATGCGGTCAGGGACAATCCCGAACGGGCGTCTTTCGTGGGCTACAACGCCCACATCGTGCGCACCATCCAGTGTTCCCTGGCGGCCTTTTTTGCCGGTATCGCCGGCGGGCTGTTTGCCATCAGCTATGAAATCGTCACCTCGGAGATCGTGGGGGCCATCCCATCCGGCAATGTCCTGATGATGACCTACATCGGCGGCACGGGATTCTTTTTCGGTCCTATTCTGGGGGCCATCCTCATCACCCTGATGGAACTGATGCTGGCCCATGTCACCCACGCCTGGGTGCTCTACTACGGCCTGATGTTCATCGCCATGATTCTGTGGGTGCCGGGCGGCATGGCCAGCCTGATCATGATGCACAAACCGCTGATCAAGGGGCGTGTCATGGGGGGCGTGCTCAAGGCCTATGCGGTCATGGCCGGTCCGGTCATCATCCTGTTCATGGGATGCATGTCCCTGATCGAGATTCTCTACCACCTGTCGTTGAGCATCAAACCCGAAGACCCCATGTCGCTGTTCGGCATCGAATTCTATGTCCAGTCCCTGGCGCCATGGGTAATCTCCCTGGCCTTAACCATCGGCGGGTTTTTACTTTTTCTCAAGAACCGGCAAGTTGTCAGCAGGGCGTGGCAAAGCGCCGCCAACCAAATCAAGCAAAAGGAATCCGCATCATGACGCAAGCGGCTCTGGAGCTGATCGACATCCACAAAAGCTTCGGCAAAACCAAGATCATCAACGGGGTTGATCTGTCCGTTCAGAACGGCGAGCGCCACGCCATTATCGGTCCCAACGGTGCCGGCAAATCGACGCTGTTCAATCTCATCAGCGGCTTTTATGAAGTCAGCAGCGGGCAGATCAGGCTACGGGGGCAGGCCATCACCAATCGTACCCCCCACCAAATCAACCGGCTGGGCCTGTCGCGCAGCTTTCAGGTCACCAACATTTTTCCCAGGATGAGCGTATTCGAGAACATACGCTGTGCCCTGTTGTGGCCCCTGAAGTACAAGTATTCTTTCTGGCACCATTGTGGTTCCCGTAAACGGCTGAATCAGCAAACGGATGCGCTGCTTGAAAAAATCAACATGGCCGACCGCAGGAACATCGCGGCCGGTGAATTGGCTTATGCCGAGCAGCGGGCCCTCGAGATCGGTATCACCATTGCCGGCGGGGCGGACGTGGTCCTGCTGGACGAACCCACCGCCGGGATGAGCCACAGCGAAACCGACCGGGCCGTGGAACTGATCCGCAGCGTCACCGAAAACAAGACCCTGGTGGTCGTGGAGCATGACATGAGCGTGGTCTTCAACCTGGCCGACCGCATTTCGGTGCTGGTATACGGCGAAATTATCGCCTCGGATACCCCGGACAATATCCGCAACAACCGTCAGGTTCAGGAAGCCTATCTGGGTGAGGAGGTGGCCTAAATGCTGGAAGTCAGGGATTTGCACGCCTATTACGATCGCAGCCACATCCTCCAGGGCGTTAATTTAAAAGTAGGTGAGGGAGAGATCGTCAGCCTGCTGGGGCGCAACGGCGTGGGAAGATCCACGACCTGTAAGACCATCATGGGGCTGGTGCCGCCCAGGGGATCGATCCTATTAAAGGGCGAGGAGATCGCAGGGCTGAAACCCCATTTGATCGCGCGCAGGGGCATCGGTTTCGTGCCCGAGGATCGTTGGATATTTCCCGGCCTGACGGTCCTGCAGAACCTCCAATTAGGGGCCAAGAGTGCAAAGATGGAAGGGCGCTGGACCGTCGAGGACGTGTTCAACCTTTTTCCGCGGCTGGGCGAACGCTCCAATGTCCACGGTGGGCTGATATCGGGTGGGGAACAGCAGATGCTGACCATCTGCCGCACCCTGATGGGGGATCCGGATTTTATCATGATCGACGAGCCTACCGAAGGCTTGGCGCCCAAACTGGTGGAACAGGTGGGGGAGCTGATCCAGGAGATCGCCCAAAGAGGGGTTTCGGTGCTGCTGGTGGAGCAGAAGCTCAGCATTGCCCTGAAAATCTCACAGCGCCTGTACATCATGGGACATGGGACCATCGTTTTCGAGGGCACGCCGGGTGATTTGAAGTCCAACGAGTCCATCAGGAAGGAGTGGCTCGAAGTTTCATAAATAGCGGTGAAGATGCTTGCGCAATTCCCCATAAAAATGTAATTTGCGTGGTGTTCGCCGTTCTGACTGTCAGATTATCAGCCAAAGTTAAATGAAGAAGAGGAGGGTAACAATGTACGGATTAATGCAGGATCGCCCCTTGATGATTTCAGATTTGATCGAGTTTGCGGCCGTGAATCACTCTGATGAAGAGATCGTGTCGCGTACCGTCGAAGGCCCCATTCACCGCTACACCTATAAGGACTGTGCCGCAAGGTCGCGCAAATTGGCCAAAGCCCTGGAAAAGCTTGGCATTCAGCAGGGGGACTGCATCGGCACCATGGCCTGGAACGGCTATCGCCACGTGGAGATTTATTATGCGGTTTCGGGTATGGGGGCTGTCTGCCACACCATCAATCCGCGTCTTTTTCCGGAGCAGATGATCTATATCGTCAACCACGCCGAGGACAAGTATATTTTTACAGACCTGACCTTCGTCCCGCTGTTTGAAAAACTGGGAGACAAAATGCCGAATGTCAAGGGTTTCATCGTCATGACCGACGAGGAGCACATGCCGGAGACCTCCCTTTCCAATACCATCTGCTACGAGACGCTGATGGCCACGGCCGACGACGACTACGCGTGGCCGCTGTTCGACGAGCGGACGGCCTCTTCGCTGTGCTACACTTCCGGCACGACCGGCAACCCCAAAGGCGTCCTCTACTCCCACCGTTCGACCGTCATTCACAGCTATGCGGTGTGCACGCCGGACGGCCTGGGGCTGTCCAATGCCGAAACCATTCTTCCCGTGGTTCCCATGTTTCATGTCAATGCCTGGGGCATCCCCTATGCGTCGGCCATGTGCGGCGCCAAAATGGTGATGCCCGGTTCACAAATGGACGGCGCATCCCTCTACGACCTAATGGAGGGCGAAGGCGTCACCATTTCGGCGGGTGTGCCCACCATCTGGATGATGCTGCTGGCCTACATGAAGGAGAACGGCAAGCGGCTCTCCAGCATGCAGCGCACGGTCATCGGCGGCGCGGCCGCACCGCGGGCCATGATCGAAACGTTTGAAAATGACTACG includes:
- a CDS encoding branched-chain amino acid ABC transporter permease, which codes for MVEYIVFSLLNGLLYGMLLFMLSSGLTLIFSMMGVLNFAHASFYMLGAYFAFQISAWVGFWPALIVAPLLIGVLGALVERFGLRTVHKYGHVAELLFTVGLAFLIEEAVILIWGRNAMDYRVPELLDVPLLTLWATDFSMYRGFMLLVAVCMFVALFLVLTRTRIGLIIQAALTHPQGVSTLGHNVPAVFMLVFGGGCALAGMAGVIGGNYFLTDPGMARMLGPIVFVVVVVGGMGSLTGAFVASLLLGTIQTFAVGLEVSLTDLFALFGASPDFESGILKDLFRIQISHTGPILPYVFMVLMLIFRPKGLMGTRET
- a CDS encoding long-chain-fatty-acid--CoA ligase — its product is MYGLMQDRPLMISDLIEFAAVNHSDEEIVSRTVEGPIHRYTYKDCAARSRKLAKALEKLGIQQGDCIGTMAWNGYRHVEIYYAVSGMGAVCHTINPRLFPEQMIYIVNHAEDKYIFTDLTFVPLFEKLGDKMPNVKGFIVMTDEEHMPETSLSNTICYETLMATADDDYAWPLFDERTASSLCYTSGTTGNPKGVLYSHRSTVIHSYAVCTPDGLGLSNAETILPVVPMFHVNAWGIPYASAMCGAKMVMPGSQMDGASLYDLMEGEGVTISAGVPTIWMMLLAYMKENGKRLSSMQRTVIGGAAAPRAMIETFENDYGVHVIHAWGMTEMSPIGTACNLKKKHAKLSKKEQIDLSLKQGRAVYGVDMKIVGPEGKKLPWDGKAFGNLMVRGPWITSGYFKGEGGDILDEEGFFDTGDVATIDPDGYMQITDRSKDVIKSGGEWISSIDVENEAVGCDGIAEAAVIAVPHPKWDERPLLLAVKKEGADVTKEQVIDHLKGSLAKWQLPDDVVFVDELPHTATGKLLKTKLRSEFADYKLPSA
- a CDS encoding ABC transporter ATP-binding protein codes for the protein MLEVRDLHAYYDRSHILQGVNLKVGEGEIVSLLGRNGVGRSTTCKTIMGLVPPRGSILLKGEEIAGLKPHLIARRGIGFVPEDRWIFPGLTVLQNLQLGAKSAKMEGRWTVEDVFNLFPRLGERSNVHGGLISGGEQQMLTICRTLMGDPDFIMIDEPTEGLAPKLVEQVGELIQEIAQRGVSVLLVEQKLSIALKISQRLYIMGHGTIVFEGTPGDLKSNESIRKEWLEVS
- a CDS encoding ABC transporter ATP-binding protein, translated to MTQAALELIDIHKSFGKTKIINGVDLSVQNGERHAIIGPNGAGKSTLFNLISGFYEVSSGQIRLRGQAITNRTPHQINRLGLSRSFQVTNIFPRMSVFENIRCALLWPLKYKYSFWHHCGSRKRLNQQTDALLEKINMADRRNIAAGELAYAEQRALEIGITIAGGADVVLLDEPTAGMSHSETDRAVELIRSVTENKTLVVVEHDMSVVFNLADRISVLVYGEIIASDTPDNIRNNRQVQEAYLGEEVA
- a CDS encoding branched-chain amino acid ABC transporter substrate-binding protein, translated to MKCKQLCYILAGIAMFMFLVGPATAADTIKIAYIDPLTGPFGSTGDAGHKHFEYMADRINAAGGVLGGKKFEIVPFDDKISAKEALVNLQNAIDQGIRFVTQGNGSSVAGALIEAVNKHNKRNPDDPVLYFNYAAVTPAFTEEGCSFWHFRFDAHVAIKMDAISEHIKSRPEIKKVYLINQDYVFGHSCSEVIQAMLKEKRPDIEIVGDTFHPLGKVKDFSPYISKIQASGATVVVTGNWGADMQLLAKAAKEAGLEAEFYTFYGGGLGAPSGIGAAGENRIKQVTEWHNNLWNEQNKPADKEFYLGWQEQYAVGNNARLNWYYGRIQTMMEMVAKAFDKAGSTSPKAVAYALEGMEYETLYGKVIMRADDHQLYQPMFISTMVKVDGDKVKFDVEQTGLGWRTDMKVDTETTMRPTVCKMERP
- a CDS encoding branched-chain amino acid ABC transporter permease, giving the protein MRKKFASKTWLSTVALWGSAALLVALLPIAFRSGFMLTLLSEIGIMVIFALSYNMLLGQTGLLSFGHAVYFGLGGFITMHALNFVNDGVLPLPLELLPVVGGLGGLIFGIVFGYVSTRRAGTPFALISLGIGELIAASSLMLPSFFGGEQGISGDRMAEITLTPFGFGQKIEVYYLIAFWMLASAGLMYLLTQTPLGRVANAVRDNPERASFVGYNAHIVRTIQCSLAAFFAGIAGGLFAISYEIVTSEIVGAIPSGNVLMMTYIGGTGFFFGPILGAILITLMELMLAHVTHAWVLYYGLMFIAMILWVPGGMASLIMMHKPLIKGRVMGGVLKAYAVMAGPVIILFMGCMSLIEILYHLSLSIKPEDPMSLFGIEFYVQSLAPWVISLALTIGGFLLFLKNRQVVSRAWQSAANQIKQKESAS